A window of the Streptomyces sp. NBC_00454 genome harbors these coding sequences:
- a CDS encoding LytR/AlgR family response regulator transcription factor yields the protein MLRVLAVDDEKPLLEELLYLLRSDPRVRSAEGASDATEALRRITRALESGPDGPDGIDVVFLDIHMAGLTGLDIARLLAGFARPPLIVFVTAHEGFAVQAFDLKAVDYVLKPVRPERLAEAVRRACAQTGQTAEPPAPGGPSASPTGAGAGAVPVPGPGSVPGAMAPVPVPRRPVPEVSAGAGPDRAPDQIAVELGGVTRFVAIADIAYVEAQGDYARLHTDEGSHLVRIPLATLEERWAARGFVRIHRRHLVALGRIDELRLDAGTTTVRVGSAELQVSRRHTRELRDLLMRQAMG from the coding sequence ATGCTGCGCGTACTGGCCGTCGACGACGAGAAGCCCCTGCTCGAAGAGCTCCTCTACCTGCTGCGCTCCGACCCCCGGGTGCGCAGCGCCGAGGGTGCCTCGGACGCCACCGAGGCGCTCCGCCGGATCACGCGTGCGCTGGAGAGCGGCCCGGACGGGCCCGACGGCATCGACGTGGTCTTCCTCGACATCCACATGGCGGGGCTGACCGGGCTGGACATCGCCCGGCTGCTGGCCGGGTTCGCGCGGCCGCCGCTGATCGTGTTCGTCACCGCCCACGAGGGGTTCGCCGTACAGGCCTTCGACCTCAAGGCCGTGGACTACGTGCTCAAGCCGGTCCGGCCGGAGCGGCTGGCCGAGGCGGTGCGGCGGGCCTGCGCGCAGACCGGGCAGACCGCCGAGCCGCCGGCTCCGGGCGGACCGTCCGCCTCGCCGACCGGGGCCGGGGCAGGGGCCGTTCCCGTGCCCGGACCCGGTTCCGTGCCCGGGGCCATGGCCCCCGTACCGGTCCCGCGCCGCCCCGTTCCCGAGGTCTCCGCCGGGGCCGGCCCGGACCGCGCCCCCGACCAGATCGCCGTGGAGCTGGGCGGCGTCACCCGTTTCGTGGCGATCGCCGACATCGCGTACGTGGAGGCCCAGGGCGACTACGCCCGGCTGCACACCGACGAGGGCAGCCACCTGGTGCGGATCCCCCTGGCCACGCTGGAGGAGCGGTGGGCGGCGCGCGGGTTCGTCCGGATCCACCGCCGCCACCTGGTGGCGCTCGGCCGCATAGACGAACTCCGGCTGGACGCGGGCACCACCACCGTCCGCGTCGGATCGGCCGAACTCCAGGTGAGCCGACGGCACACACGGGAGCTGCGGGACCTCCTGATGCGCCAGGCGATGGGCTGA
- a CDS encoding SCO0930 family lipoprotein, with protein sequence MGIKRGTTLAAVAVVVALTATACGGDDKAADTTKPAGAAAPAQNSASGDGYGDGYGSGGTDPAAAGSAKPAGQLAIAANEQLGSVLTDSAGFTLYRFDKDTAKPSKSNCDGDCAKTWPVVAAGDATAAAGQDPALLGEVVRSDGSKQLTVAGWPVYRFSKDTKAGETKGQGVGGTWFAAAPDGKKAAKAAAPAPGAAGTTGALTVAKDPKLGDHIVDGNGMTVYRFKPDTAWPMVSKCEGDCVAKWPVVPPVDQANAKGIIEKNYLVLDRPDGKKQQTVNCWPVYTFTGDKKAGDINGQGVGGTWYAVAPDGKLITGQ encoded by the coding sequence ATGGGCATCAAGCGCGGAACCACCCTGGCGGCCGTGGCGGTCGTCGTCGCACTCACCGCGACCGCCTGCGGCGGGGACGACAAGGCGGCCGACACCACCAAGCCCGCCGGAGCGGCCGCCCCCGCCCAGAACTCCGCCTCGGGCGACGGCTACGGCGACGGCTACGGATCCGGGGGCACGGATCCGGCCGCGGCCGGATCCGCCAAGCCCGCCGGGCAGCTGGCGATCGCGGCGAACGAGCAGCTCGGCTCGGTCCTCACCGACAGCGCGGGCTTCACCCTGTACCGCTTCGACAAGGACACCGCGAAGCCCTCCAAGTCCAACTGCGACGGGGACTGCGCGAAGACCTGGCCGGTGGTGGCGGCCGGTGACGCCACCGCCGCCGCGGGCCAGGACCCGGCGCTGCTGGGCGAGGTGGTCCGCAGCGACGGCAGCAAGCAGCTGACGGTGGCGGGCTGGCCCGTGTACCGGTTCAGCAAGGACACCAAGGCGGGCGAGACCAAGGGGCAGGGCGTCGGCGGCACCTGGTTCGCGGCGGCGCCCGACGGCAAGAAGGCGGCGAAGGCTGCGGCCCCGGCCCCCGGCGCGGCCGGGACCACGGGCGCGCTGACCGTGGCCAAGGACCCCAAGCTCGGCGACCACATCGTCGACGGCAACGGAATGACCGTCTACCGGTTCAAGCCCGACACCGCGTGGCCCATGGTCTCCAAGTGCGAGGGCGACTGCGTGGCCAAGTGGCCGGTCGTGCCCCCGGTGGACCAGGCCAACGCCAAGGGCATCATCGAGAAGAACTACCTCGTGCTGGACCGCCCCGACGGCAAGAAGCAGCAGACGGTGAACTGCTGGCCCGTCTACACCTTCACCGGCGACAAGAAGGCCGGCGACATCAACGGCCAGGGCGTAGGCGGCACCTGGTACGCGGTGGCCCCCGACGGCAAGCTCATCACCGGCCAGTAG
- a CDS encoding cation acetate symporter translates to MNQTYALTAVAVVVLVTVGLGALGLRISRTTSDFYVASRTVGPRLNAAAISGEYLSAASFLGVAGLVLLQGPHMLWYPVGYTAGYLVLLVLVAAPLRRSGAYTLPDFAEARLESQAVRRIAVLFVLGVGWLYLLPQLQGAGLTLEILTGAPHWVGGVVVACVVTAAVAAGGMRSITFVQAFQYWLKLTALLVPVFFLLAAWVGDGAPRASFDAPAAFRAHTAVTLAEDVRLSLDAPLTVKVTGQVDGRPYAGESVTLTAGSHSVRADAQLVFDPDSPVPGTRADTGPAVSSWSEPLSGARPELRLYATYGLILATFLGTMGLPHVAVRFYTSPNGQAARRTTLVVLGLVGAFYLLPPVYGALGRIYAPELALTGEADAAVLVLPARMVGGTLGELLGALLAGGAFAAFLSTASGLTMAVAGVLHQDVLPWRGVGSFRVAVLVAILVPLGGSVAATDVPVADAVGLAFAVSASSFCPLLVLGIWWRGLTPPGAVAGLVTGGGAALSAVLATRAGLAPAGWPNTLLAWPAVWSVPLGFLTMVVVSLGTRGRIPAGTAATLARLHLPEAVAGQAPARAADGPRTGAKGGAP, encoded by the coding sequence GTGAACCAGACGTACGCGCTGACCGCGGTCGCCGTCGTCGTCCTGGTCACGGTGGGGCTGGGCGCGCTGGGCCTTCGGATATCCCGGACGACCTCCGACTTCTACGTGGCTTCGCGCACGGTCGGCCCCCGCCTCAACGCGGCGGCCATCAGCGGCGAGTACCTCTCCGCCGCCTCCTTCCTCGGTGTCGCCGGCCTGGTGCTGCTCCAGGGTCCGCACATGCTCTGGTACCCGGTGGGCTACACCGCCGGCTATCTGGTGCTGCTCGTCCTGGTCGCGGCCCCGCTGCGCCGCTCGGGCGCGTACACCCTGCCCGACTTCGCGGAGGCCCGCCTCGAATCGCAGGCGGTGCGCCGGATCGCGGTGCTCTTCGTGCTCGGGGTCGGCTGGCTCTACCTGCTGCCGCAGCTCCAGGGCGCGGGCCTGACCCTGGAGATCCTGACGGGGGCCCCGCACTGGGTGGGCGGGGTGGTCGTCGCCTGCGTGGTGACGGCGGCCGTGGCGGCCGGCGGCATGCGCAGCATCACCTTCGTGCAGGCCTTCCAGTACTGGCTGAAGCTGACCGCGCTGCTCGTGCCGGTGTTCTTCCTGCTGGCGGCCTGGGTGGGCGACGGCGCGCCGCGCGCCTCCTTCGACGCCCCGGCGGCCTTCCGCGCCCACACCGCCGTGACCCTGGCCGAGGACGTCCGGCTGTCCCTGGACGCGCCGCTGACGGTGAAGGTGACCGGGCAGGTGGACGGGCGCCCGTACGCGGGCGAGTCCGTGACCCTGACCGCCGGGAGCCATTCCGTACGGGCCGACGCGCAGCTGGTGTTCGACCCGGACTCCCCCGTGCCCGGGACCCGGGCGGACACCGGGCCCGCGGTGTCGAGTTGGTCGGAGCCGCTGTCGGGGGCCCGGCCGGAGCTGCGGCTGTACGCGACGTACGGGCTGATTCTGGCCACTTTCCTCGGGACCATGGGGCTGCCGCACGTGGCGGTCCGCTTCTACACGAGCCCGAACGGGCAGGCGGCTCGGCGGACCACGCTGGTGGTGCTGGGGCTGGTCGGCGCGTTCTACCTGCTGCCCCCGGTCTACGGGGCGCTGGGCCGGATCTACGCCCCAGAGCTGGCCCTGACCGGTGAGGCGGACGCGGCCGTGCTGGTGCTGCCGGCCCGGATGGTGGGCGGGACGCTCGGGGAGCTGCTGGGGGCGCTGCTGGCCGGGGGCGCCTTCGCGGCGTTCCTGTCGACGGCCTCGGGGCTGACCATGGCCGTGGCCGGGGTGCTGCACCAGGACGTGCTGCCGTGGCGCGGGGTGGGGAGCTTCCGGGTGGCGGTGCTGGTGGCGATCCTGGTGCCGCTGGGCGGGAGCGTGGCGGCGACGGACGTGCCGGTGGCGGACGCGGTGGGGCTTGCCTTCGCGGTGTCGGCTTCCTCGTTCTGCCCGCTGCTGGTGCTGGGGATCTGGTGGCGCGGGCTGACCCCGCCCGGGGCGGTGGCCGGTCTGGTGACGGGGGGCGGGGCGGCGCTGAGCGCGGTGCTGGCGACCCGGGCGGGCCTGGCTCCGGCGGGCTGGCCGAACACGCTGCTGGCGTGGCCGGCGGTGTGGTCGGTGCCGCTGGGGTTCCTGACGATGGTGGTGGTGTCCTTGGGCACGCGCGGGCGGATCCCGGCGGGGACGGCGGCGACGCTGGCCCGGCTGCACCTGCCGGAGGCCGTGGCGGGCCAGGCCCCGGCCCGCGCGGCCGACGGCCCCCGGACCGGCGCCAAGGGCGGTGCTCCATGA